The genomic interval AAAGAGTGAAGTGGAATCCTTAGGCGCTAAGTTCCTTGATTTAGAGGTTGATTTATCTCAAGGTCAGGGAGATGGCGGATACGCTCGCGAATTAACCGCTGAGGAGCGTGCTGCTCAACAAGCAGCCGTAGATAAGAAGGCTGCGGAGTTTGACGTTATTATTACCACTGCTCAGGTTCCTGGACGTAAACCACCTGTGTTGCTCACCGCTGCGGGCGTGAACGGTTTGAAGCGTGGCGCGGTTGTTGTGGACTGTGCAGCTAGTGACTTTGGCGGCAATGTTGAAGGTTCTGTTCCTAGGGAAACTGTTATTACTGAGGGTGGAGTTACTGTTCTTGGAATGCCTGATTTAGCTAGTGGTGTTCCTGTAACTGCTTCTCAACAGATTGCTCGCAATTTGGCAGATACGCTGGTTCATTTTGTGCGCACGCATGATGACGCAACTGCTTTGACAGTAGATATGACCGATGAAATTGATGCAGCCATGGTTGTTGCAGGAGGGGACAAGTAAATGCCAAGCTTAGTTATTGCTATTACGCTTTTTGTGCTGGCGCTGCTTATTGGTGTGGAAGTTATTGGTAAAGTGCCAGCCACCTTGCACACTCCATTGATGTCCGGCGCTAATTCCATTCACGGCATCATTATTGTGGGCGTAGTTATTGTGGCTGCTCACGCACATAGC from Alloscardovia omnicolens carries:
- a CDS encoding NAD(P) transhydrogenase subunit alpha is translated as MPSLVIAITLFVLALLIGVEVIGKVPATLHTPLMSGANSIHGIIIVGVVIVAAHAHSPLSYVFIFLAAVLGTMNVVGGYVVTDRMLEMFKSSKKDNAKNDAKDGE